In one Procambarus clarkii isolate CNS0578487 chromosome 87, FALCON_Pclarkii_2.0, whole genome shotgun sequence genomic region, the following are encoded:
- the LOC123747097 gene encoding mitochondrial import inner membrane translocase subunit TIM50-C, producing MAALRSSCLVLLRNCSITLVTPSLPHRTLSRVTQRRVASAAGATSGLKWVALRSYASRSVGPDKSAGSVGLADELLTAKVHGELKEQTTEDQQQGEQNNEKQKEKEKTWRTLKYSFIGFGVMMTGMSGFMIWTWGSPNVDMQGNVIPDEFSNMPAVKQYLYRTWQGMHAMNKMIQEPSREKLLPDPLKEPYFQPTYTLVLELRDVLVHPEWTYETGWRFKKRPGVEFLLHHCAPPLFEIVIYTNEQGFTAYPVIDHLDPNNYVWYRLFRDSTRYVDGKHIKDLSCLNRDLSKVICVDWDSDAVSSPRNHLKVDRWDGDMNNQSLLELGFMLRTIAESEVSDVREVIDYYRTFDNPLAAFRENHRKAQEQELLLHQKVEEERQQKSFTSSWASSFLRRR from the exons ATGGCAGCGTTGCGGTCCTCCTGCCTGGTTCTCCTCAGGAACTGTTCCATTACCCTTGTCACTCCCAGTCTACCCCACAGAACTTTGAGCCGTGTGACACAGAGACGGGTGGCGAGTGCCGCGGGAGCCACCAGTGGACTAAAATGGGTGGCGTTAAGGTCATACGCGTCGAGAAGTGTGGGGCCGGACAAGTCTGCGGGCTCTGTGGGCCTTGCAGACGAACTCTTAACAGCCAAAGTGCACGGTGAGCTCAAGGAGCAGACGACAGAGGACCAGCAGCAGGGCGAGCAGAACAACGAGAAGCAGAAGGAAAAGGAGaagacctggaggacactcaaatACTCTTTTATCGGGTTTGGCGTTATGATGACCGGCATGAGCGGCTTCATGATATGGACTTGGG GTTCTCCAAATGTTGATATGCAAGGTAACGTTATACCAGATGAATTTTCCAATATGCCAGCAGTCAAACAGTATTTGTACCGCACCTGGCAGGGCATGCATGCTATGAATAAAATGATCCAGGAGCCATCACGCGAGAAGCTCTTGCCAGACCCATTAAAAGAGCCATATTTTCAACCAACTTACACACTAGTCCTGGAGCTCCGTGATGTTCTAGTGCATCCAGAGTGGACG TACGAGACTGGTTGGCGGTTTAAGAAACGTCCCGGTGTAGAGTTCTTGCTGCATCATTGTGCTCCTCCACTGTTTGAAATTGTAATTTACACCAATGAGCAAGGTTTT ACTGCATACCCAGTGATTGATCACCTGGACCCAAACAACTACGTATGGTATCGGCTATTTAGAGACTCGACTCGATATGTTGATGGTAAACACATTAAGGACCTCAGCTGTCTGAACAGAGATTTAAGCAAG GTGATTTGTGTAGACTGGGACAGCGATGCAGTCTCGTCTCCTCGCAACCACCTCAAGGTTGATCGCTGGGATGGTGACATGAACAATCAATCACTCTTAGAGTTGGGCTTCATGCTGCGCA CTATTGCAGAATCAGAAGTGTCAGATGTTCGTGAAGTCATTGATTATTACCGCACATTCGATAACCCTCTTGCTGCTTTTCGAGAGAACCATCGTAAGGCACAGGAGCAAGAGTTGTTGTTGCATCAGAAGGTTGAAGAAGAACGACAACAAAAGAGTTTTACAAGTTCGTGGGCATCGTCCTTTCTTCGGAGGCGTTAG